One region of Camelina sativa cultivar DH55 chromosome 6, Cs, whole genome shotgun sequence genomic DNA includes:
- the LOC104791399 gene encoding uncharacterized protein LOC104791399 isoform X2: MLVNSNWDLKGFERASRTLNHARETQSGVRYAEEDFSFCGNCQLQKAMMPITNCGCLLCNDCISTVRNEWTNLLSEDFKEKTKKNFISQGVEVVWNHKHIIGAFFFALYVISKSINNIHTIANSIDELKTTFVDLKSGLKSWIEDHARTVGAL, encoded by the exons ATGCTTGTAAATTCAAATTGGGACTTAAAGGGATTTGAGAGAGCAAGTAGAACTCTCAATCATGCTCGTGAAACCCAATCTGGCGTGCGTTATGCTGAG GAGGATTTTTCATTCTGTGGCAACTGTCAGCTTCAAAAGGCCATGATGCCTATTACTAATTGTGGTTGCTTGCTATGTAACGATTGCATAAGCA CTGTGCGTAATGAGTGGACTAATCTCCTGAGTGAAGActttaaagagaaaacaaagaaaaacttcaTTTCTCAAG GTGTTGAAGTTGTGTGGAATCACAAACACATCATTGGTGCTTTCTTCTTTGCCTTATATGTGATCTCTAAGTCAATCAATAATATCCACACCATTGCCAACTCCATTGATGAGTTGAAAACAACTTTTGTGGATCTCAAAAGTGGACTCAAATCTTGGATAGAGGATCATGCAAGAACTGTGGGTGCATTGTAG
- the LOC104791399 gene encoding uncharacterized protein LOC104791399 isoform X1 produces the protein MLVNSNWDLKGFERASRTLNHARETQSGVRYAEEDFSFCGNCQLQKAMMPITNCGCLLCNDCISTHVSNMVKEGFVLALCPICMKYYLTSRFLSETLFPAVRNEWTNLLSEDFKEKTKKNFISQGVEVVWNHKHIIGAFFFALYVISKSINNIHTIANSIDELKTTFVDLKSGLKSWIEDHARTVGAL, from the exons ATGCTTGTAAATTCAAATTGGGACTTAAAGGGATTTGAGAGAGCAAGTAGAACTCTCAATCATGCTCGTGAAACCCAATCTGGCGTGCGTTATGCTGAG GAGGATTTTTCATTCTGTGGCAACTGTCAGCTTCAAAAGGCCATGATGCCTATTACTAATTGTGGTTGCTTGCTATGTAACGATTGCATAAGCA CCCATGTATCTAATATGGTTAAAGAAGGATTTGTGCTTGCCCTTTGCCCCATTTGCATGAAGTACTATCTAACTTCTAGGTTTCTTTCTGAAACACTCTTTCCAGCTGTGCGTAATGAGTGGACTAATCTCCTGAGTGAAGActttaaagagaaaacaaagaaaaacttcaTTTCTCAAG GTGTTGAAGTTGTGTGGAATCACAAACACATCATTGGTGCTTTCTTCTTTGCCTTATATGTGATCTCTAAGTCAATCAATAATATCCACACCATTGCCAACTCCATTGATGAGTTGAAAACAACTTTTGTGGATCTCAAAAGTGGACTCAAATCTTGGATAGAGGATCATGCAAGAACTGTGGGTGCATTGTAG